The Asterias amurensis chromosome 19, ASM3211899v1 genomic interval tttggtagatactttgtgtgcactatataagactttgatcttattattattattagataaaTGTATGTCAGCAGGCTTCGCTTGGAAGCTTTTACGCTCGCAAGCTtttgcgctcgcaagctttcacgctttttTTTACAGCCAATCACATCCCTGGCAATCACACCCAATGCTTCTTACCTCCTCAGAGATCACCTAAGACCAGGAAAACTCTCGACTGCAGTTTCATCTCAAGACGTAGGAACCCGTCACGCAAGGCACGCCTCAGTTCGCCACTCTTTGCCTGCGCCTCAAGAATCCGCACTCGGGGGCAGAAGAGGAGGGCGGAGGCCATCGAAGACGAGAATGTGAAGGTGTATCTTGATGACGAAGATGTGTTCCCAGTCAAGGAAGGACAGGTGAGTTGCTAgcccaaagaaaaacaaagtcgCCCAAATTTTCTTACAATTTCAGcccaacaaaggcgattgccttggtgcccttgaaatgcttacAGTAGAAATTGTAAGGTGCCCTTTCccacaaggagaaaatgccttggtgcccttgcccttcaaaaatgaagcataaacATGCCTGCAAttggtttttatttaaaggcagtggacactattggtaattactcaaaataattattaccataatacttttcttggtgactagtaatggggaggggttgatggtataaaacattgtgagaaatggctccctctgaagtgccatagtttttgagaaagaagtatttttccatgaatttgatttcgagacctcagattaagaacttgaggtctcgaaatcaaccatctaaacgcacaacgcacacaacttcgtgtgacaagggtgtttttttctttcattattatctcgcaagttcgatgaccgattgagctcaaattttctcaggttctgttatttttatgcatatatgttgagatacaccaactgtgaaggccagtctttcacaattaccaatagtgtccactgcctttaattgtatTTCAGGCCAGCAATTTTTCCTCTGGTAAAAGGCActtttatgaggaaaatgtcaatttgtattgaaaccttACAAAGGGCACCGCCATAAAGCAGATGGCATCGCGGCATTTCAAGGCCTGGTTAAAATGTGAACAGGTTTTTTGTTCTCTCTTTGATTTGTACATGATGTGTTTCGaaatgttgtgtttgttttttcacttCTGGTAGAAATAAATTTATCACGTTTTGCCCTTTCTCTGGAACGAAATTCCAATGTGAacggggtttttttcttctccttttgaTTCTGGTCAATTAATGTATTTAGAAATGAcgtatacaaatttgtttgttctATTTTGGTAGAAATTAATAATCAAGTTTGGCCCGACGTTCAAGAAAGCGCCTGCCTCCGATGGCGATTCAGATCCAGAGTTTGAAATCTTTGAGGACGAAGAAGAAGATTGTCTGCCGACACCGACAAAGCGACGCAAGGCACAGCGCCCCCTTGCGGTCATCAGACAACCGGAAGATATCACAGAGGAAGAACTGAATATGGTTGCCGAGTGCGTGAAGGAGAAGAAATACAATGCTGAAGtggtaggtcaaaggtcatttaCTGTATAAACTATATCTGATTGTCGCCAGtctttgatttttcttttatgtTGTTTATGAGATATCGCCCAACTCACACGGCTGGATGCGCActttaaggtgagggctacacttaacgaTTTTGGCTTTCGACCCAattcaactgtcaccaggggcatgttgccacctacatctggggctgaaacatggtTCCCACTATGCAGGCATGTGTATAATCTACTACGAGCatggttggtagagcagaatgcactacctccccaactttttaCGAAACAGTTATGGATTTAATTGATTAATTGCCTCGCTCAAGGgcaaaagtgtcatgaccgggatacGCACCCGCACTCTGCTGCTGATAAGAGCGTGGAGTTCGATGAACTATAGACTAAAAGAGTGCGTTtatatttgaaattaaaatccTGATTTTACATGTAAGTGTCTTTGTATTCCTATTTTGACAGGGCACAACCTGCCACCAGTGCCGACAGAAAACACTTGATATGAAGACTATCTGTCGCTTCAGTGGCTGTACCGGGGTCAAGGGTCAATTCTGCGGGCCATGCCTTCGGAATCGCTATGGTGAGGACGCAAAAACAGCGCTGATTACACCGGTAAGCTACCTATCTGAATCTGATTTTGAATCTGAACTataaacatcacaccaactttttgtaGAGGAGACAATAGATCttatgcatatgacgtcatttcagtagggcgccctcaccctGGTCAAAAGGAGATTGTTCATCGGCCAATAccgtgcgccgcgcgtacaaatctgtgcgtctcgattgtttcgtcaccgtttttcctctaagatggcggtaggatgacatcaatgcataaaGTTAGGCCTGGgcaaattattcgaatatccggttaatggcaaataggttttcctatccgtaactgcgaatgccttttttttcttaaccagatatccgcatagggcgcgaatacctatttacaaaccggataattctgtaattaaaaccgagtaaccggatattctttaatatctgaatatccgcggacgtcgggcgacaactgatatgaatgttttgtctgaatccttatgaaacttctattaagacagcataaaacagcatatattaagtatttaactatgctcacctccgtgaagagttaaaacaatgacatttctaatgtaatttgttcaaagattacaaaagttttccttcacgtagagtcaatcacgatcaaaagaaaaagcaaatcgccatctttaaattagatctggtcattttatgaatgaaccgagtgacactgtctaaaactaatattaaaaaaaaatatgatattaaaaaaaaatatttaaaacaaaaattttttaatttttttttttaaatagcgccctctagcggcgaaaagactattcgaatatccggttaatttcggataactggccagcggtatccgaataacaaaatttcactattcgcccagcactacatAAGGTCTATGAAGAAGTTCCATTATTTTAGGTTAGTTAACACCATAATGTGTGTCTACTTGTCAGGTTGACTTTGTTGTTTAGAGATAGAGAATTGTCTTGCtataattctactaccgcggaataGATTTTTCGTAATtcagagacttctcagttctgaaatgaactgtcctgctttttaactacagTACTACCTTCTCTtgcaagtgtcacgacagggacttgaacccacactctgctgaacagaaacaccagagtttgaatttggtgcgcTCAATCGCTAGGGTACGACGCTTACACAGTGCACTTAACACAGTTCACAAACTAAAAAGTGCAGCACTTCATGAAAGGTTGGCAAAGGTTATTTGTCTTTCCACTTTGGCGAGACACGTGGGATTGTCTGAGAAtcctgcaattttttttctttttgtaaataaaactgaACAAAACACATTTGTTCTTTGACTTGAAATCTTTCTATTCTGAAAATTACAGACTTGAGCAATTTAAGTGCTGGCAGCCCCGAGGGCttacatgtaatgtatgtaGTCTGTCAAACCTGAGTGTTAGTTAAAGGGttcaggtactttttgtatgacacaaaatacaaactttgataaatttaagttaaacttaaaaattctggacacctttggtaattgtcaaagatcagtcttctcacttggtgtttctcaacataatatgcacaaaaataactaacctgtgacaatttgaactcaattggtcgtcaaagttgcgagatagtaatgcaagaaaaaactcCCGTGAAGTTGTGTGTtgttagatgtttgatttcgggatctcaaaatcttattctgaggttaggtctcgaaaatcaaattcgctGAAAATGTCTGCATTCTTGAAAAATGCGTTACttctagtgctgggcgaatagtaaaccgctggccaactatacGAAATTAACCGGACATTTGAATACCTTTTTcccgccgctagagggcgctgtaaaaTATTGTcgttgtttttttagtttttggttgtttttttttcgctagagggcgctgttcgtttgtgaatgacaTCTTATATGGGCAGATGATTGATAATAGTTTAAGACGGTGTCACTCGGTGTCACGACTATGAAGATTTATATatcatacatcttcattcacagtgagtagggttTAATGTTATGAACAAAACCTACAAAAGTTTTCGTTGGAAATGGATATTATTCAACAAAGGAAACACTGGTACACTGTACTTCTGTGTCAGGGCTGGCTATAAATCCCAGAGGGCACTTTTACTAGCATCTGTTGTACTGaatcaataacaaaaactcCCTCCTATTAGAAACTTCATCTTGTGGCTTTCTCTTGGGGGTTTAGTTAAAACAAACTAAGTGCACTTGTTAATACCCTTTGCTCTCCTGGTACGCTCTCGGGTTATAACTTGGTACTCAAGCCagagcattaaaggcagtggacactgttggtaaatactcaaagtaattcTCAGCACAaaacaagtaacaagcaatggagagctgttgtcaaagcaagaaaatagaattagctgtcgCAAAATgctcaccaaccaaaaggacctaaataaatgcaaacaaataattaatagcccaggcctgatacttcacggaggcagcgaaggcgattgcctccgttgcccctggtcattgccttggtgcccttgaaatgctacagtacaaatttacaatttcctcatagggtgccctttaccaaggagaaaatgccttggtgcccttgtcctttcaaaaacgaagcatacaggcctgatagcCTGATGTTTCTTCACTatgagcagagtctttcttgaaggctaaataaaaacacaacacacataaacaaaatctttaaaggcactggacagtagacactcttggtaattactcaaagtaattgttggcactggagagctgttgatagtaaaacacactggagaaacggctccctctgaattaatgtagtttttgaggaagaagtaatttctcacttaaatattcgAGCTGAGgcctcaaattcaagcatctgaaagcacacttgtgcgacaagggtgttttttttttccattattctctcgcaacttcaacgaccaatattgagttcaaatgttcacagatttgtacttttatgcatacatgtatgttggaatTCACCaggtgagaaaactggtcttcgacaattattaccgaaggtgtccagtgcctttaagcattacCAGACAATCAATTAGTCTGGTTGTTGGTACATACTGTGAGACCCAAGCATATGTACCTCCCAGCATGCTAGTCGCCTTGGCAACATGAATTTTGAATGATGAATGAGTCAAAAGTACAGCTTCAGTTGGAAAGCTTTTAGGTACCACTCAGTCGGAAaggtcgtcaagttttttttcttctttttgaagAGTACTTTGGCAGCTTGAGATGCTCGTCATCAAATGCTTCTCAAACTcactctacatgtatgttgctAAGAAACTAAAACGTCTTAGGACTTACACACTTACAGAATCTTAAATGTTGAAATCACCTTTcggctgttattttttttatttggttaaagggaaggtacacggttggtaattactcaaaacaaatattaacttaaaaactgacttggtaacgagcattgtacagctgttgatagtataacacattatgggaaacgactccctctgaagtaacgtagtttttgagaaagaggtaatttctcactgaaattaTAAGAgaattctagctagaagtcttttatctgaaagcacacaaattcgtccaacaagggtattttttctttcatcattttctcgtaacttcgatgaccaattaatcGAGCCCAACTTTTAACAGGCTTGTTAGCCTAttttatgctttatttttttttttttttttgttgacatccaacagcggaaagccgccacttacaggaatcgttaaaaactatatgtataaatataaatataaatatgaatataaatataacaatatgTAATGTCACTAAAAATGACACAattgcttatgatgggatatacATTtgtaccaagtgagaacactgcccccgatttcacgaaattcATCGCAAATAGCGACGCATCGTAGAGTTTGCGAACTCCCCGccagacctataagacacgttgcggctgcgacgagttcgcaacttacgacgtgtaatcggtcgcaacttgcacttgcaacgcgtcgcagcgctggtctttgacaactactaaacgtgtacagtatttgtaattactcaaaataattgttagcataaaaacagtCCAGCAGTCTTAAATGAGTCCGTGCTGTAGTGAGACAAAAAGCCCAAGTCTCTATTGAGTCCACTATCGACACAGTCCAGTGATAAACGCACTTGgacactacagggcccaatttcatagagctgctaagcacaaaaatttgctaagcatgaaaattcttccaagataaaaacaggactaccagccaaatttcaatttgttgcatagtgcttgttactggttttcagcttttgtttgcttataaatcctgaaaatcacatggaaacttggttggtaatcctgtttttatcaaggaagaaatttcatgctaagcaaatttttgtgcttagcagctctatgaaattgggccctggtaatcactcgaaataattgttagcataaacaatacttggtaacgagcattagagagctggtaatagtataataataataataataataacaagttcttatatagcgcatttcacaataaaccgtatcaatgcgctttacattagtcccctggtcattgggccaataaacatccctttaatctttctcagctcccattagggagtatacagccccgagctgccgtggcgctctgaaagcttttcattcacaatatcaacctctaccctcgcaggtacccatttatacccctgggtgaagagaagcaattatagtaaagtatcttgctcaaggacacaagtgtcacgaccgggattcgaacccacactccggtgaattagcaccagaacttgaattcgatgctcttaaccactcggccgcgacactttacagtataacgcattgttagaactggcttcctctgaagtaatgttgtgttttcgagaaagaggtcatttctcgcCCAAATGAGAAACACTTCAGGCCCGAAACCTTTttaatgcatctgaaagtacacaaatttgtgcaacaagggcgttttttttctttcgttgttCTCTTGGAAATTCCATGTCCAATTGAGTCGTAATTTTCTACGATTTTTTTGTTACGCTTATGTTTTCATATTCACTGCCATATGGAGACCAAGAGGAAAACGGAAAATGGAACACACTTGGTCTCTTTACCATGTTTACaggaattctaaagactggtATTCCACAAGGAATTGTGTGTACAAAGATGAAAGGTTCTTAACTACAGCAGGCCTCAACCTTTAGCTTTAGAGGGGCAAGGCCACTTGGCCTCAAAAGGCCAACTGTAAGGGCcccaaggccattttcaaacctttatttgttgatgattaTGTTAATATACTTTCCACTGATTTCAAGATGGTGGTC includes:
- the LOC139951610 gene encoding cell division cycle-associated 7-like protein; the protein is MATLRKLSQVETEGEDVAYELRRQKNIEENKAMLDQLLADLKGMPGLPRRRSNSPKRSPKTRKTLDCSFISRRRNPSRKARLSSPLFACASRIRTRGQKRRAEAIEDENVKVYLDDEDVFPVKEGQKLIIKFGPTFKKAPASDGDSDPEFEIFEDEEEDCLPTPTKRRKAQRPLAVIRQPEDITEEELNMVAECVKEKKYNAEVGTTCHQCRQKTLDMKTICRFSGCTGVKGQFCGPCLRNRYGEDAKTALITPDWVCPPCRGICNCSFCRKKQGRHATGILIHLARESGYTSVKDYLEKFSKK